From Salinicola endophyticus:
GCGTTACTCGGCCTTTGCAATCGGCAACCTCGGACACTATCTGTATCACACCTGGGACCCGGATACCCGTGACACTGCCCTGACCCCCGAACTGCTCGACCAGCGCGACTGCGACTGGCTGGGCCTGGAGATCCTCGCCAGCAGTGCCCGCGGCAGCCAGGGCACGGTTACCTTCAAGGCGCACTACCGCCCGCTGACAGCGACGTCAGGCGCTGACGCGTCGGTGCTCCACGAGCGTTCGCGCTTCCGCCGCCGCCAGGGACGCTGGCGCTACCTGGACGGCGAGATCGCCCCCTCCGCCGCGAGCAACGTCCCCCAGCGCAACGCCCCCTGCCCCTGTGGCAGCGGCAAGAAGGCCAAGCGCTGCTGCCATCCCTGAGCCGAGACGCGGAAGGCGCACGCTGGCAGGCGCGCCTGTGCGGGACTAGGCTGCTTACTCGATACTCGCCGCCGTTCCCCCTCGCCCCCATGGGCCCTGGACGGCAGACACGATGGCAGATACAGCAGGCAGATGAAGACTCTGGACGACGCGACGCAGACGCTCTCGACACAGACCCTGGCCCACCTGCAGCAGCGCCTGAGCGACTGGCTCGGCCTGCCCGGGTGGATCCTGCTACCGATCGCCATCGTGCTGATCGCCGCGGTCGTCGACCTGGTGCTCTACTTCGTCCTCGGTCGGCTGGAGCAGCGCCTGGTGCGCTCACCACGGCGCTGGGACGACCCCTTCCTGCACGCCCTGCGACTGCCGCTGCGCTGGTGGATCTGGATCAGCGCACTGATGATCGGCGCCGGGGTGATCGGCGCGCATCTCGGCGTGACCGCGCTCACCGGTTTCCTGTTCAAGAGCGGCGCCCTGATCACCTTGCTGCTGCTGGCCTGGAGCGGCATCCGCCTGATCCGGCGACTCGAACAGCGCCTGGTGTTTCCGCCGGTCAACTGCCGGGCGCGGCCGGTCGATCAAACCTCGGCATCGGCACTGACCAAGATCGTCGGCGCGGTACTGATCGTCACCCTGATCCTGATCGGGCTGCAGATACTCGGTGTGTCGATGTCGAGCATCCTTGCCATGGGCGGCTTCGGCGGTCTGGTGATCGGCTTCGCCGCGCGCGATGTCATGGCCAACTTCTTCGGCGGCATGGTGGTCCATCTGGACAAGCCGTTCGTGGTCGGCGACTGGATTCGCTCCCCCGACCGCGAGATCGAGGGCATGGTCGAGGATATCGGCTGGCGCCTGACCACCATCCGCACCTTCGCCGGGCCACCGCTCTACGTACCCAATGCCTGGTTCAGCCAGATCTCGGTGGAGACCCCCACGCGCATGGTCAACCGCCGGCTGTGGGAGACCGTAGGTCTGCGCTATCAGGATGCCGGAGCCATCGAGGCGATCACCGGCGATATCCGCCAGCTGCTCAAGCACCACGACGAAATCGACCAGAACGAGCTGATCACGGTCAACTTCACCACCTTCGGCCAGTACGCGCTGGAGATCATGCTCTACGCTTTCACCCGCGAGACCGACTGGCAGCGCTTCCACGAGATCAAGCAAGAGATCCTGCTCAAGGTGCGCGACATCATCGAGAAGCATGGCGCCGAACTGGCCCTGCCCGCCTCCCGGATCTATCTGCCCGAGGGCGTCGGCATACGCCGCGACGGCGATGGCGACGCGGCCGCGCACGGTCGCGACCAGACGCACAGCGCAGCCGGTGGCGAGCGCTCGCCGCATGCCGCCGAGACGCGAGCAGAAGAAACGTCAGGCGGCGAGACGCCTCGCGAAGAAACACATCGTAAAGAGGTCCGTCGCGACACCCGCGA
This genomic window contains:
- a CDS encoding mechanosensitive ion channel family protein codes for the protein MKTLDDATQTLSTQTLAHLQQRLSDWLGLPGWILLPIAIVLIAAVVDLVLYFVLGRLEQRLVRSPRRWDDPFLHALRLPLRWWIWISALMIGAGVIGAHLGVTALTGFLFKSGALITLLLLAWSGIRLIRRLEQRLVFPPVNCRARPVDQTSASALTKIVGAVLIVTLILIGLQILGVSMSSILAMGGFGGLVIGFAARDVMANFFGGMVVHLDKPFVVGDWIRSPDREIEGMVEDIGWRLTTIRTFAGPPLYVPNAWFSQISVETPTRMVNRRLWETVGLRYQDAGAIEAITGDIRQLLKHHDEIDQNELITVNFTTFGQYALEIMLYAFTRETDWQRFHEIKQEILLKVRDIIEKHGAELALPASRIYLPEGVGIRRDGDGDAAAHGRDQTHSAAGGERSPHAAETRAEETSGGETPREETHRKEVRRDTRDRRTRARPGPSEDDVGSGDADA
- a CDS encoding YchJ family metal-binding protein, which gives rise to MHQTTPPATFPCPCGSGLGYADCCQPHHRGETLPATPEALMRSRYSAFAIGNLGHYLYHTWDPDTRDTALTPELLDQRDCDWLGLEILASSARGSQGTVTFKAHYRPLTATSGADASVLHERSRFRRRQGRWRYLDGEIAPSAASNVPQRNAPCPCGSGKKAKRCCHP